From the Corvus cornix cornix isolate S_Up_H32 chromosome 1A, ASM73873v5, whole genome shotgun sequence genome, the window TCCCAAGTGTGCCTAGGTAACCTTTTACTCAATGCAATTGAGGCCTTTACTTTTAAATAGTAGATAGCACAGGATGAGACGAGAGATGGACTTAAATTGGACTTAAATGCCACCGTTTTATAGTCAGTTTCATGCTTGTCAGTGATTATCTGTCTACCTGTCCATGGAACCAAAGGGAATGATCCTTCAACtgtctctgaaagaaaataacctgGATATTATTTCAAAGTACTACTCTCTTGGTGCCATCTTTtgatgtttgcttttaaattacaaGAGCTGGTTTCCTTTTATAGCACCCCTGATTCACAGAGGTTATTCACTGAATTCTTTTATTATTCTCCTTTACCACATGTATATTGTCAAGAAAGGCAAAGCATTCACATATGAATAGATAAAAATGGCAGGAAATAAGGTGGCAGCTGGTAAAGAGTAAAACTGTTTGGTGTAAGTCTTAATCTAATTCATCAAAACATTCTGTTCCTCAGGCAGCTGGAAAGAGCAGAGTGATCCCATACACTAAAATATTTGCCTTCtctatgttttatttattatgttgTAGGAACTCTTTGTGAAATAAGCAAACCTTTCTCCTAACTGCTAAGTGAGAAATCTTCTAAGAGTTCACACTGCAGACCTTGTTTGTCCTGTGCAGTTACAATTAACTCGTTTCAATTTGCTGGAGCTAAAGGCTCAATATTCTTATTTCTCTGCTCAAGAACCAGACTGTAAtcccaggacagggagaaaCTGTACACTGTTATTTAGACTAGGTCAGGTAAACAGTTGTCAAAATATGGTCAAGAAGTAGAGGCATGTGATAAGCAATAGCTGTCCTTTTAACTGAAGGGGATTTTAACTGACCAAATGGTATGCCATGGATAATGGATATTCTGTGCTGCATCTTTGGGAAGTTAAGGATGCAGAGAGCAAGGAAAGGGCCCTTGTGTTCTTCCAGGTAGCTAGGTAAAATCTCTCTTAATAAATCAGTAAATCTTTTCAGTGAATCAGAGCAAATTTAGCAAAATCAGCTGGGTCAAAAAGACATTATCCCTCCTCTGCTCACATcatattatataaataaatcaacATACTTGCTCTCCAGTAAATTTGGCATACTTTTCAGGAACAAAGTAAAAATCATTTCTAGTAACAGGCACTTCACAGGACTGTAAAAACGTTGTTGCCTCCTTCCTCGGTCATGAAAGGGATTTCtgcctaaaggaaaaaaaaaataaattcactcATCCTTCCCTGTCTTAAGCATATACATTTGTAATCAAGTCAGAAACAATATATTCTGCTTGTGATTTTCAAGTACTCTTAATGTTCATACTTTCACTACTAATATAAAACTTGATTAAAATTATCTACTATATGGATGATATACAGTCAGAACCAAAGTGTTCACGAGTAATAGAAAGTATCGGGAAAAATAATTAGGGATATCTTAGGTTTGTGCCTTTCATCCCCAGTCGGGTGATATGCCTCTAAAACTGGCTCAGAAGCATTCCTATTTGTGTATGTACAGGCAATGTTTACCCTATAATTGCTACCCCAGAAcatacagattaaaaataaataaagcatttggTTTGAATTgtacataaaaattttaaatcccCACTTGTATATAGTTTTTGTATTAGTGACTGTTTAGAAGAATTACTGTTTGTTACATGGCAGATTAAAAAACCCTTAATTTGTTTACATGATGGAAGGCTAAGTTTTCTGAGTCtgctccttcttttctctttctccatttCACATCTTTCTCCTACTCCATTCTgatttttataaagtaaaaCCCTTAAGGCAGACCAAACCTGTATTAAATATCCCAGTGCCAAAGAAGCTAAAAAGTAGCTTTAAGTATTTTCATGCACTACATATGGCCCATAGTcccaaaagtaatttaatttagtCACCTTTTCTTACCcttacagctattttttttctcccctgtgagTGTATGGAAGACTCATgcagacagaggagaaaaacagcaactAACATAGTtgaaagaaacagtgaaatacAGCCATACTCCACCGAGGCTATAGCACTTTCAGATGTCTCAAGCCAGAGAATAAAGGTAACTGTGAACCAGAGTACTCTTATGAGGTGCCAATATTGTCATTTAAGGATTGATTTGCAGTTTTTAAGTTAGAATTTCATTACTCTTGTAAGTTTATCAGATATTCAATGCTATTTTTAAGAGACATTAAGTTCTcatgaaaaaataacagaactCTGTTTAGGAAAGATCCTGCTGATATACTgcctatttaatttttatgctaCCTTTTTCATAACAGTATTTGAAGTTTAAGTAACAAACATTTATTACATTCTTCTGTTCTTGGTTCTCATTCACCACATAAATCATGGTCTTCCTCTCTTCTGCCTTTATAGCAGCCAGCTGTGGTTTTAGAAACAAATTATTATGACTTCAAGTGACGAATaaacagcagaagcaaaggaaCTCTTGAGATACTATCCACATAAAAATCCCATTAATAAAATAACGTAGGAAAAGAGAACTACAGCGAAGCTATAAAAAAGCAACTTTGCATCTAGACAAGATGTATTCCTTTTCTCCAAGATGCATTAGTGAACTTTAAAGTAATAGCCCTAATTTGAACACTATGATATCAGAACATTTTTTGAGCAAAAGCTCTGTGCCTACATATACAGAATTATTGtagtaataaaaatagatttgtattaattttttattgttcttcTGAACATAGTGAAGTCAGTGCCATTCTGAAAAAGTAATAGAAGTTTTTTACAAGATCTCACGTCATAGGTAGCTGAACTGTCAACTAAATTTAAAGGGGCACAAACCTATTCTCTCCCCTCTTCACATCTGTCCAACGAAAAAACTTAGTGGGGATTCCACAATCAACACTGGAGTCTGGATCTGAGGCTGCCTGAACTTCACAGACAAAAACAGGAACAAGAATGACCTTCAAGACCTAAATTGCTTTAAACCATTTCTGAGAATGCTTAAGAAAGCCTGTGTTTGTTCCTCAGACCTCATTTtaaatctgtgctgctgccagtgattaaaaccaccttttttcataaactgaataaattaaattcaaaagcACCCAGGCATTACAAACAGATGAAATCATACTGACCAATATTTCACTtaacaaagcagattttttttctcagatgaaCCTACTTAATTACTGAATACAGAACTTAATTTTTAAGATATTAATTCTCTTATCCCCTGATGCTTAAGAATTATAAACAATAACTGTTTCAAAATCCTTCAGGAACagtccttatttttattttttttcaaagaaacgTTGCATTTCAGACGTTACTGGGGAGTGCGACCCAATGCAGAGTCTCAATGTGGGAGCTTTCTCTGTGTAAGGGAGCTGCTCCGCTCCCTCAGCCAGAGTCTCCAGCCTAATACATATTCATTTACCTCTCTGATAACAAAGGctccctcccccctcccgctccgatttttaaatgtattatcTTGTATTAATTTATACgtttgggtttctttcctgAAATCTTTAAAAAGGCACCTCTTAATCCTTCTCCCGTCAATTCTCCCTCCCAGATACCCCCGTGCAATTTGCAGGGAGCCCTGACCTGCAGCCAAGGGCTGGGGTGAGACTATTACAGCtacttttgctttgtttcccctcttttcttcttttttttttgtgtgtgtgtgtgtgtctattTCTAAAGTCGGCTCGGGGCCGCCGGGGCAGCGGCAGAAGGTGGCTGGTTACCGAGCAGCGCCCACGGCGCAATCAACCATCTTTACGCCAAGAAACAGCTTCgtagttattaaaaaaaaaaataatatttttttttttaaaaaaaaaggggggtgggggggaaggggaggaaatcGGCGCGCGCATCGGCGGGCAATGGCTGTTTGTAGCAACGAGGTATTTAGCGCCGGAGGGTGAAGGGGGGTGGAGACCAGGGTGGGGTGTCCCAGGAGCTTCAGCCGCCGCAAGTCCCTGGCAGAGAGCTCCTGGCACCGGCCCCTGACGCTCTCCCGGCCCTGCGggcgggccccgccgccgcgctcAGGTGCCCGCGGCTGCTGGCGCCGGGCAGGCCGGGCACCCCTCaccccgccgcccccggcacGGGGGCTGCGCTCCCGCGCTCGCCCGGTTCCCTCGGGGGTCGCGCCGTGCCCCGCGGGCGGCGCGTacggccccgccggcccggTCCCTCTGCCGCCCCGGGCACTGACCTGCGCGTCGCCCGCGGCTCCGCGGCCGGAGGAGGAGGCGGGGGGGCCGCGGGGCAGCGTTCGGCGACCGCTGCCCCGGCGTGACAGGGGCGGCGGCTCGGTGCGTCGGCCCCGGCTGGCCGCGATCGCGGCGGAGGCGCCGGAGCGGGTCCTGTCACATGATGCGGTTCCTGGAAAGTTCCTGGAAAGCAGCCTTTGTATGTAACCATCCCGGGAggggggagcggcgggggcaGGATGCCCTCGCCTCGCAATCAAAGCCGAGCAGACCGCCCGCGCCGGGGAGAGGGGGGGGAGCGGAGGGTGTTGTTTCCCCAGGAGCACCATCTTCCTCCGGCAGCCTCTGTCCGCCCCAGCAGAGCCTCGACACTTCTCCACGGCGGCGGGTGCTGGGTCCCCCCGGCCCCCCGACGCTGCCGGGAGCCAGAACAACCTGACCGCCCTACCTCCAGGCGGCGACAgcggcagccccagccccgtcCCGCCGACCCCGGGTGAGTCCCCTTGTCGTCGCCCCGCTTCGCTCGATGCCCTGCCGCCCTTCGGGAGCCGGCAGCCTGCCGCCCCGCTCCCGGTACGGCGCTGCCGACCGGCGGGATGGAGGCTCCCCCGCAGCCGGCGGCAGGCTGCTCCGGCGGTCCTCGCCTCGGCCCGGGGACGCCCGGCTGCAGCCAGCCGCCACCGCCTCGCAAGTCTTCCGTCCCCACCGAACTCCCGTGGGCGGTGGCGCTTCGCGGCTAGGCGCTCCCGGAGCCTCCCTTTCACAAGGGGTCGCGCCCGGACACcgctggcagggctgctcccacctgcGTTCGTCGGCCCCGCACCCGCAACCTCTCCGGTGACAGGCGCACCTGCGCCCAGTCCCCGACCCGGCGGCGGGAGCTTCTGTGcgggggaaggaggggatgggCTTTGCTGGGGTCTTCCCGGGTGTGTGCCTGCATATGGTGGGATAGAAACCCGTCAGAACACCCTATCAGTTGCCACTACAGTTTAATTTGGAAAAGTTTCTGAGCTCCGCCGAGGAACTTGTTACGGGAGGAACCACCTCAGCATAAGCCCTCACCTGGTGGCTGCTGCGCACTCGGAGGCAGAGACTGCCCCGTTCGCAAGCACCGGCGGGGTGAGCCCCGTTCCCGCTGCTCGCCAAGCCGGCTAGGTTCCCCCTCGCTGGTATTGCCCGGCTTTGTGTCGCTCCTGATGTGACGGTGCTCCCAGGAGAGAAGAGGCTCTTTTTGTCCCTCCCGTTCGCTTCAGCcaagaggaaagatttttttgtttccctaaTATCAGCATTTAATGGAGCGGGAAAAGCATATTTCCTGCCCCGCGCTAATTATATCGCGTCCTCCACCGCGCTGCCCCTTCCGTTCCCAAGCAGCTGGCGAGCCCTTGGAGCCGGCACTGCCGGCACACCCGCCCCGCAGCTCCTCGGGTACGCCGCTGCCCGAAAGGAGGTCTCCCAGCCCGGGAGCACGGCCCAGGCCGGGCTCCCGTTCCTAGAGGCACGACTTCGCGGATGACCTTACTGAAAGGCGTTACCTTATCGTTCGCAGGCACCGCAGCGTGCAAtccgggcagcgccggggctgGGACCTCTGCCCCGCTCTGCTGGTTACCCCTCCTATCTCATACCTTTACGTGCTCGGCTCTCTCCCACgacctcctccctccccaaaagTCACAGAGCTGCCGGACGGGCTCGCCTGCCCCAGCCGAGGGAGCGGGTCAGCGGGTTCGCCTTTGCAAAAAAGAGAGACCACCTTCTCGGGCCGCCGCCTCCGCCGAGTCCTCGGCGGAGAGGAGCCGAGGACAGGCTGGGCGGCGGGGAGGAGGAGATGTCCCTCCCCCGCTCCGCCGGGAGGTGATCTCTCGCCTCGGgtccctcctctggatgctGGGAAGTTCCGAAGCGGGATCGCCAGAAACACGCTCTGCGTCGGGAGCGCCTCTCGCGGGGCTCGCCGCTAACCACGCTCTCTCCGCTCGCAGGCGGCGCCCGGGATGGGGGCCGGGACGATGCGCCCGGCGCGGCGCTGAACCCCGCAGCGGCGAAGCGGAGCCCTCTCCTGCCGGCAGCCCCCGACCTGCGTGCGAGCggggccgcgcccgccgccgccgccgccgcccatGACCCTGCGCTCCGCCGAGTCCCTGGAGAGCGCGGAGAGCTCCGGGGAGCGCTGGGGGCaccccggggcggcggcgcccgTTGCTGAGGAGTCCCGTGAGGCGGAGCAGCTGGCCGCGGCTATGGAGGAGCTGCGGCGGGCAGGTAAGCCGGGGCCGCCGGGAAGGGGAAAGcgcccggggcggcggcgctgTTCggggggaggcagaggagagcGGCGAGGATCCCCACGGGGCTGAGAAGGGGAACCGGGCGGTGATGCGACGCTTAGCCATCGCCGCCCGGCACTGCGGGGTCGCGTTCTCGCGGCGGAGAGGGGCGGCGACGACTCCGACCTTCCGCGGACTGCGGCGGCCGAAGCGAAAGCGCTGGCAGCGCCGCGTCCCGGCGGCAGCCCAGGATCTGCGGCCGGGCGAgggccgggcgctgccgccggccggggcggccgcggcgccgCATCCCCTCGGCCCCGCGTACCTGCGCTCCCCTCGCCGGCGTGGCGGCGGCTCGCCCGGCCCCGCAGGACGGGGGGCTTGGCTGCCGGCGGAGGGAAGGGCTTTTTGTCTTCATTGCAGCCGAGCTAGGACCGCAGCCACCTCGCCGAAGTTGTTTTCTTACCCCTCTGCTTTCGATCGCTAGACAAAACCCATTTCAACAGCAGCCTACTCAGAGTTACCCAAAGCGGGCGTTCTGCGGGCTGCCAGCCTGTGCCCTGCGGACGCAGCGCTGGCCCCGGCGGGAGAGCAGCGGGGAGCCGCGGGACGCGTCCCTGCTACTTCAGGGGCGGCCCGCCGGGCCGGCGGCTCCGGTGTCGTCCCCGCAGTACGCTGCGGGAAAGTTTGTGCATGTCTATGCATAGATACGAAAATAAAAAGTGAGCTGGAAGGCTCCGTCAAAACGAGACGCATAGTAAAACGAATGatttttaatagcaaataaaaatttactGCGCCTGCAGGACTTTAGCTttcaaacaacaaaagaaatggGTGACTAGAAGTATAACAGccagaaagcagctttttaaacaaacaggAATAAACAAATCCCTTCTTTCTCTCATCTTTTAACAGGCTGGTACTGGGGCAACATGACTGTTGCTGAAGCCAAAGAAAGATTACAGGATGCCCCCGAAGGGACCTTTTTGGTTAGGGATAGTTCACATTCAGAGTATCTACTAACTATATCAGTAAAAACATCAGCGGGACCGACCAACCTACGTATAGAATATCAAGATGGCAAGTTTAGACTGGACTCTATCACTTGTGTCAGATCTAGACTTAAACAGTTCAACAGTGTTGTCCATTTGATTGAGTACTATGTTCTTATGTGCAAGGACAGAACTGAAACACCTTCAAATGGAACAGTTCATCTTTACTTGAACAAACCCCTCTATACGTCTGCTCCATCTCTGCAACACCGCTGCAGGATAGCTATAAACAAGAGCACAAATCAAATTTGGGAGCTGCCATTACCAACAAGACTGAAAAAGTACTTGAAAGAATACCAATACCAggtataaatatattttctaaatgcCTCTAACACAGAGTAACTTTTGAATGCAATTCTTAAAATCAGGCAAAGAACTGAGTAACCAGTTGTACAATTGGGCATGGAATTCACTATCAAAACAGTGGCAGTTATGGGGGgaaggtttatttttcagatgctACAAAGGGAGACTTTATGTAAAATAATCCCAGTGTGCACCCTTGGGGGTTCAACAAGGTGGCATGCTATTCTTACAAGGAGAGAGAAGCCAGGAATCTGTCCAGATTGTGTTGCTTTGTCAATAAAATGCTGCACTATCAAATGCTTACTGAAGCAGTGGGACCGGCAGAGACTGCGTAAGTGGTCAGAGATGTGTGAGAGTTCACAAGTATCTCAGTTGTCTGATTCCAAGATTAATTTGGTGCTGGTGTTCATATAATCCTAAAAGCTTAACTAGATCACACTGTGATAATCTTGCTAAAGTTATGCAACTAATCAAATCCAGTCAGAAAAGTGATCATGTATTCAGTTTTTATTGAACtattctcctgcttttctgcaagCAAAGGAGTACTGTAAGTAATCAGTCTACAATATTGTTTTTCAAAGTTCTCTGAAAGCTGACCTTAAGAAGAAATGCAACATCTTTCACAGGAACCCAGTATACTGCTGACAATACCAGATTGGTATCCCAGAATCCTTAACATGTTAACATCTTCACAGTGGTTATGTATCCATGCTATTGCTATTAAGCCTCTTTTGGTTGAGGCTTTCGAACTGTACGCTTCAGACTTGCAGTTCCAATGTCAAAACATGGATATCAGCAGTTACAGCTGTCTTCTACAGTGTAGAATGTTTTCTTTAGCCTGTTTCCCAAAATATGGGGAAATAAGatgtggattttttgtttgtttctgagggggttggttttccttttttttttttttttttaacttcccaTTCACTATTGTAGATATCAGATGATTactcaataaaataaatcaaattgcACAACAATTTCCCAATCTTTGTATGTATGGATTCAGGAAACTGTGCTCTTATATAGCAACTTACATAATTTCCCAGCTAATACTCAGATAAATGCACATGTAACAGTGAGGATGAATACCCCTGCTTTGCCTTTGTGGTGCTGCTCGAAAGTATAGCTGGATTAAATTCAGATTAGCAGTTTAGAGGCTGCTTGCTGAATTCCTGTAGTTAGGTATTAGCATAGGACATAGTTTTTTCTGTTATGGTATTCTTCCAAACAGGAACATGGGACTAAGATCCTCAGTATCCATTCTTCAGTCTAAATGTAAACTATTTAATAGAAGAAATACACAGAATGAGAATAATAGGAGAGCagtaaagagagaaacaaagacacAGACTCATCCTTAGTCAACAAATtaagagttttaattttttccctagCTTATTTGTTAATTAAAGCAAAGACCTGTGCTTGAACAAGGAGGGTTGTCAAGACTTGCTGTAATCTAGCTTTGCCCAGGCTGAAATAGAAACAACATAAAATAACCTTGTTTTCCTTGTGACTTAACAGCTCTGTTGTACTGTCAAGATGTTCTGTCCCTTCTCATAAACTCTGGGGCACTGACCAGCTTATATGCTGCATCAAAACTCCCAGTGTTACACACTCAGTTTTGTCTCTAACATGCTGGCAGAAAAGAGTAGCAGAGCCATTGAGAAAAAGAAGGCACCAAGAACCAGAGGCAGAGTGGACGGTTCCTTGGTATGACACCTTCTTGACATGTTCTTGttctttctgtggaaaaggtgtgttcctcctcctccatggcTTAAATTTTCTGTCCCCATTTTCAATCCAAGCTTTAGTATAGAAATGAGGggagttttcttctgaaaaacaaatcaaaatattttgttatgtAAAATGTCCTgccaaaatatatttggaagTTTTTCACATTACCCACCCTTTGGTTCCCACACCTGAAGAGCGCTTGTATTTTACGTATGTGTCATAATCACACAGTCCTTGTTATCAGTCTTGCTAGGATCTACCACCCTCAGGCTGAGGAGGTATTCCTGTGAGCAGAACCTGTCAAAAAACTGTGTTCCTGTGAACCCTTTTCATTCCGATGATTCTTACATCTTCCGATGTAAGAATCTTTTCTTACAGTTCCTGTCTAGCTCTACCTTGTGGTGAGAGAACTGCTATACAGAATAACCTCCGTCACAGTCACAAACACTCTAATCTGCTGCTGTGTTAACATTCTACTACTGTGCTTTTTCAGCCAGGGTGACATGCTTGGGGTCTCAATGGTAAACACATTGTACTAAggacctttaaaaaaaatccctgggGATTTAAAATCATGAAGACCAGTGCTGGAGCAAGTAGACTGAGCAGATAAAGAGCTTTGAGGTGCAATGAGACTGCTATGTTGCAAatataagaaattatttatggCTTGCTGCTGGCAGACTGTGCAAGCAGTCACAGGCCAAGTGTagcccacagcagagccaagcTCTGAGGAACAACAGGGGGCAGATGCAGGGAAGCtagctgtttttttaataacagttCTCCAAAGCACAAGGGCAAATGGCAGGCTGAGGACAAGGAGTGCTGGTAAAGTGAAAGGAGGTGACTCTTGTAACTAATCAAGATTAGTTACTGAGATGTGGAATCAAGACACCAAACATTGAGCATAGTTCCTGTGAGGAAAAGTAGGGTCTGTAACTATGGAGTGCTCAAAGCTGTgaacaatattttaaacagacTGGAGGGGGAACTAGTCATCTTTGTATGAAAGCACAGTTCTTGTCCTCATTAGGATGCCAGTCCTCGGGTTGATGCATTGCACTAGTAAAACTAAACCACAGTATAGCTTGCTGAAAGCTCAGCTTCTTTCTAATACAGCACAGAGGAATGACTTGTTCTGGTACAAAAAATCTGATGATAGAACATGATTAGATTTCAGCGGTACAAAGATCTGGCATATAGACTTTGTGACTTCTCAGACATGATCATGTTGttcaaacacttaaaaaaattctagtgccttttttcttttctttatggatGTTGTAGCTCGTTTGCAGCACTAGCTTTTAAATTGCTGGCCCttcaaattataaaaattacttctaaCTGATATATATCATATTGAATTGCTAGTACAGACTGTTCAGAAAGCCAGTTTCACAGGTTCAATGCCCATGAGTCAACCAAAAATCATGGTAAGGACTTTAATCCTAAGCCTTTTTTTCACTCCATGTGTTGGTTTGGTTCTTCTTTTTTGAGTCTTGGGGTTTCAGATTTTCCAGTTTATACCTGAAATGTCAGTTGCTGAAAACCTCTTCACTTTAATTGAAGGATAACTGAGAATCCTACAATCATAAAAGGCgatgcttaaaaaaaccaaccaaaacaaacataaTTGCAAGATGAATGATGAAAATGGAATTGGTGATGGTATTTAGTTGAGCACTAGACCAGAACTGTGAACTAGGGCAGCATTTTAGTTGTAGGGGTATCTTCCTGCTGGTAGTATTATcaccagagacagaaaatagCTTGAGTACAAGATGAATGAGTAGAGCGGGAATGTGACCAAGCAGCTGCGCCCAGTGCAttagaagtaattttattttaatctgatCTTGTCAGTATTGccttaattatattttatgtaaCCACATTCGATAAACAATATATAATTAttagcaagaaggaaaaattgttCACTAGAATA encodes:
- the LOC104696449 gene encoding collagen alpha-1(IX) chain-like, with amino-acid sequence MVLLGKQHPPLPPLSPARAVCSALIARRGHPAPAAPPSRDGYIQRLLSRNFPGTASCDRTRSGASAAIAASRGRRTEPPPLSRRGSGRRTLPRGPPASSSGRGAAGDAQVVAGDVADRSRHGRREHELSSGTCDSRDLLQESQLRHF
- the SOCS2 gene encoding suppressor of cytokine signaling 2; the encoded protein is MTLRSAESLESAESSGERWGHPGAAAPVAEESREAEQLAAAMEELRRAGWYWGNMTVAEAKERLQDAPEGTFLVRDSSHSEYLLTISVKTSAGPTNLRIEYQDGKFRLDSITCVRSRLKQFNSVVHLIEYYVLMCKDRTETPSNGTVHLYLNKPLYTSAPSLQHRCRIAINKSTNQIWELPLPTRLKKYLKEYQYQV